A genomic segment from Cyanobium sp. NIES-981 encodes:
- a CDS encoding NADPH-dependent FMN reductase, giving the protein MTDLLVLAASNGENLRLAERFAAAARARDLSADVLDLTALPLPLFTPRALEAGLPAAVADLQRRLAAVPRWVICAPEYNGSIPPVLTSAIAWLSVQGDDFRALFNQRPIAIATHSGGGGHTVMAALRLQLAHLGAHVVGRQLVSNATHPAKDSSIADLVDRLLSLDSSHP; this is encoded by the coding sequence ATGACCGATCTGCTCGTGCTGGCCGCCAGCAACGGCGAGAATCTGCGCCTGGCTGAGCGCTTCGCGGCGGCGGCCAGGGCCCGTGACCTCAGCGCCGATGTGCTGGACCTCACGGCCCTGCCGCTCCCCCTGTTCACGCCCCGCGCCCTGGAGGCAGGCCTCCCTGCCGCCGTGGCCGATCTGCAGCGCCGCCTGGCGGCGGTGCCCCGCTGGGTGATCTGTGCCCCGGAGTACAACGGCTCGATTCCGCCGGTGCTCACCAGTGCCATCGCCTGGCTGTCGGTGCAGGGCGACGACTTCCGCGCCCTGTTCAACCAGCGTCCGATCGCCATCGCCACCCATTCCGGCGGCGGCGGGCACACCGTGATGGCGGCGCTGCGGCTGCAGCTGGCCCATCTGGGCGCCCATGTGGTGGGCCGCCAGCTGGTGAGCAACGCCACCCATCCGGCCAAGGACAGCAGCATCGCCGATCTGGTGGATCGGCTGCTTTCCCTCGACAGCTCCCATCCATGA
- a CDS encoding CO2 hydration protein yields MTPSSAPTLPASDTSRIPPSSHRYAEIIHRLEAGGSMLPDTPDNLMQIIGIYKAYAVPMDFYWRDLLYIAERVFLNPLPAFKYFISQEYLDRPNSYAGDHSQLRIWRGGDRAHPELLEFMAKGETRGMPKLLHHLWHDRVNMEFAEACMDAMFWHQGMGGRFNDYLDSELYRIAADRAIKAYFKGNVLMLGLYRLFPDMFLEQVRKLSYYANLGLFWEVMAPVFFEMSDLYDEGKLTSLPAAMDFLVNGIFAVAGRPIYHHVFIGDECFEIIPKSAGFTWLYEAALPYVEAVFYRTAPFRGTKSYNAQALQVPADQADFHYGILYADVFPVGSAGIPPTLLMQDMLHFLPPYLQEMYRHHKRGEADQLIQLGITFQRSMYNVTSAVIQALRCALLYPLDDTDPEHLMANRRFFEAQMDRFLRPEARLPAIQSQDYR; encoded by the coding sequence ATGACCCCCTCCTCCGCCCCCACGCTGCCCGCCAGCGACACCAGCCGGATCCCGCCCTCGAGCCATCGCTACGCCGAGATCATCCACCGGCTTGAGGCCGGCGGCTCGATGCTGCCGGACACGCCGGACAACCTGATGCAGATCATCGGCATCTACAAGGCCTACGCCGTGCCGATGGACTTCTACTGGCGTGACCTTCTCTACATCGCCGAGCGGGTTTTTCTGAATCCTCTGCCGGCCTTCAAGTATTTCATCTCCCAGGAGTACCTCGACCGGCCCAACAGCTATGCCGGCGACCACTCCCAGCTGCGCATCTGGCGCGGAGGAGACAGGGCCCATCCGGAGCTGCTGGAGTTCATGGCGAAGGGCGAAACCCGCGGTATGCCCAAGCTGCTGCATCACCTCTGGCACGATCGGGTGAACATGGAGTTCGCCGAGGCGTGCATGGATGCCATGTTCTGGCACCAGGGCATGGGCGGCCGCTTCAACGACTATCTCGACTCCGAGCTCTACCGCATCGCGGCCGACAGGGCGATCAAGGCCTACTTCAAGGGCAATGTCCTGATGCTGGGGCTGTACAGGCTGTTCCCGGACATGTTCCTGGAGCAGGTGCGCAAGCTCTCCTATTACGCCAATCTCGGCCTGTTCTGGGAGGTGATGGCGCCGGTGTTCTTCGAGATGAGCGACCTCTATGACGAGGGCAAGCTCACCTCGCTGCCCGCGGCGATGGACTTCCTGGTGAACGGCATCTTTGCCGTGGCGGGCCGGCCCATCTACCACCACGTGTTCATCGGGGATGAGTGTTTCGAAATCATCCCCAAGAGCGCCGGGTTCACCTGGCTCTATGAGGCTGCGTTGCCCTATGTGGAGGCGGTGTTCTACCGCACCGCGCCCTTCCGCGGCACCAAGAGCTACAACGCCCAGGCGCTCCAGGTGCCGGCCGACCAGGCCGACTTCCACTACGGCATCCTCTACGCCGATGTGTTTCCGGTGGGTTCGGCCGGGATTCCTCCCACCCTGCTGATGCAGGACATGCTCCACTTCCTGCCTCCCTATCTGCAGGAGATGTACCGCCATCACAAGCGCGGCGAGGCGGATCAGCTGATTCAGCTGGGCATCACCTTCCAGCGCTCGATGTACAACGTGACCTCGGCGGTGATCCAGGCCCTCCGCTGCGCCCTGCTCTATCCCCTCGATGACACCGATCCCGAGCACCTGATGGCCAACCGCCGCTTCTTCGAGGCGCAGATGGACCGCTTCCTGCGGCCGGAGGCCCGCCTGCCGGCCATCCAGAGCCAGGACTACCGCTGA
- a CDS encoding triacylglycerol lipase — protein sequence MKDRGGSGRGESRTSGRDDTPLVLVHGLWDTPRIFEPLTRHLAGRRQPLLAPHLPHGLGQVPLDAMAGQLAEHLAAAVAPNQPIDLLGFSMGGVVARIWIQRLGGHRRTRRFISVGSPHHGSLNALLWPRWLLPGIADMRCGSELLRQLNREHRTLEQVDCCSFYTPMDLMVTPGWRAVLPCGRRERLPVWTHEQLIRSPISLERLCHELLRP from the coding sequence ATGAAGGATCGTGGCGGGTCGGGGCGTGGGGAAAGCCGCACCTCCGGCCGGGACGACACCCCCCTGGTGCTGGTGCACGGTCTCTGGGACACCCCCCGGATTTTCGAGCCGCTGACGCGCCACCTCGCCGGCCGGCGCCAGCCCCTGCTGGCGCCCCACCTGCCCCATGGCCTCGGCCAGGTGCCCCTGGACGCCATGGCCGGGCAGCTGGCGGAACACCTGGCGGCCGCCGTGGCGCCGAACCAGCCGATCGACCTGCTGGGCTTCTCCATGGGCGGGGTGGTGGCCCGGATCTGGATCCAGCGGCTGGGAGGGCATCGCCGGACACGACGCTTCATCAGCGTGGGGAGTCCCCACCACGGCTCCCTCAATGCCCTGCTCTGGCCCCGCTGGCTCCTGCCCGGCATCGCCGACATGCGCTGCGGCAGCGAGCTGCTGCGACAGCTCAACCGGGAACACAGAACACTGGAGCAGGTGGATTGCTGCAGCTTTTACACCCCGATGGATCTGATGGTCACCCCGGGGTGGCGGGCTGTGCTGCCCTGCGGCCGGCGGGAACGGCTGCCGGTCTGGACCCATGAACAACTGATCCGCTCACCGATCTCCCTGGAACGGCTGTGCCACGAACTGCTCAGGCCCTGA
- a CDS encoding pirin-like bicupin family protein, with amino-acid sequence MTSLTSPGSDTLVFRPAAERFHSRLDWLDSWHSFSFSNHYDPAWMGFGPLRVINDDTIAAGKGFGLHPHRDMEIVTVMVEGQLNHRDSMGHTAVLREGEVQVMSAGTGVVHSEMNLGERPCRLLQIWIEPARRALPPAYGQKSFRIGAGWTPLLTPDAAGDTLAIQRPVQLWRARPRPGDALEAAIGPGSQGWLQLIDGRGEIAGRPLQRGDGIGFEAGALPPFVAGPEGADLLLFALR; translated from the coding sequence ATGACCTCCCTCACCTCCCCGGGGTCCGACACCCTGGTGTTTCGTCCTGCCGCCGAGCGCTTCCACAGCCGGCTCGACTGGCTGGACAGCTGGCACTCCTTCTCGTTCTCGAACCACTACGACCCCGCCTGGATGGGCTTCGGGCCGCTGCGGGTGATCAATGACGACACCATCGCGGCGGGTAAGGGGTTCGGCCTCCATCCCCACCGCGACATGGAGATCGTGACGGTGATGGTGGAGGGCCAGCTGAACCACCGCGATTCCATGGGGCACACGGCGGTGCTGCGGGAAGGTGAGGTGCAGGTGATGAGCGCCGGCACCGGGGTGGTGCACAGCGAGATGAACCTCGGCGAGCGCCCCTGCCGGCTGCTGCAGATCTGGATCGAGCCGGCCCGCAGGGCGCTGCCGCCGGCCTACGGCCAGAAGTCCTTCCGCATCGGCGCGGGCTGGACGCCCCTGCTTACGCCCGACGCCGCCGGGGACACCCTGGCGATCCAGCGGCCGGTGCAGCTGTGGCGCGCCAGGCCCCGGCCGGGTGATGCCCTGGAGGCGGCCATCGGCCCCGGCAGCCAGGGTTGGCTGCAGCTGATCGACGGCCGCGGGGAGATCGCTGGCAGACCCCTGCAGCGCGGGGATGGGATCGGCTTCGAGGCCGGCGCCTTGCCCCCGTTCGTGGCGGGCCCGGAGGGGGCCGATCTGCTGCTGTTCGCGCTGCGCTGA
- a CDS encoding fasciclin domain-containing protein, with translation MATILETAASAGSFNTLLAAVDAAGLRGALEGAGPFTVFAPVDEAFAALPPGTVQTLVDNPPQLARILKYHVLAGDHRREALVAQPEWESLEGAPIPIRRADPFEVKNATVVAADVVCDNGVVHVIDRVILPG, from the coding sequence ATGGCCACGATCCTGGAAACCGCTGCCTCCGCCGGCAGCTTCAACACGCTCCTCGCCGCCGTGGATGCCGCCGGGCTGCGTGGCGCCCTGGAGGGAGCCGGTCCGTTCACCGTGTTCGCCCCGGTGGATGAAGCCTTCGCGGCCCTGCCGCCGGGAACGGTGCAGACCCTGGTGGACAACCCGCCCCAGCTGGCCCGGATCCTCAAGTACCACGTGCTGGCCGGTGATCACCGCCGCGAGGCCCTGGTGGCCCAGCCGGAGTGGGAGAGCCTGGAAGGGGCGCCCATCCCGATTCGTCGCGCCGATCCGTTCGAGGTGAAGAACGCCACGGTGGTGGCCGCGGATGTGGTGTGCGACAACGGCGTGGTGCACGTGATCGACCGGGTGATCCTGCCCGGCTGA
- a CDS encoding LexA family transcriptional regulator — translation MQHLRQGAPGGELTWLGPIDSAATGSGLPLAMEAVAAGFPSPADDYVEASIDLNTALIPRPTSTFLMRVEGDAMRSAGIHHGDLLVIDRSVSARPGCTVVAVHEGRFVLRHLRGDRPPWHLVASDPTIAPIVLQDSEPVIWGVVIHAVHHLLPRRRQHDAIIRNPGTAATPPGEPWEGTPPR, via the coding sequence ATGCAGCACCTTCGCCAGGGGGCCCCTGGAGGCGAGCTCACCTGGCTCGGCCCCATCGACAGTGCCGCGACCGGCTCCGGACTGCCCCTCGCCATGGAGGCCGTGGCGGCGGGATTCCCCAGCCCGGCTGACGACTACGTCGAAGCCTCGATCGATCTCAACACCGCCCTGATCCCACGGCCCACCTCCACGTTTCTGATGCGGGTGGAGGGGGATGCCATGCGGTCCGCCGGCATCCACCACGGCGACCTGCTGGTGATCGACCGCAGCGTGAGCGCACGCCCCGGCTGCACGGTGGTCGCCGTGCACGAGGGGCGCTTCGTGCTGCGGCACCTGCGCGGTGACCGTCCGCCCTGGCACCTGGTGGCCAGCGACCCCACCATCGCCCCCATCGTGCTGCAGGACAGCGAGCCGGTGATCTGGGGGGTGGTGATCCATGCGGTGCACCATCTCCTGCCGCGCCGGCGGCAGCACGACGCCATCATCAGAAACCCTGGGACCGCAGCCACACCGCCAGGAGAGCCATGGGAAGGAACACCGCCGCGATGA
- a CDS encoding helix-turn-helix domain-containing protein, which yields MDGQEAERPQGSRPGFRHSHDHAGCKAQLALRVIQGRWKLLILRELIEAVCRFSDLQRALHGISQKVLTAQLRELEADGVVQRTVYAQVPPRVDYAITPLGRELLPVLDELHAWGEKVSPAQQDVVGPGLGG from the coding sequence ATGGACGGGCAGGAGGCCGAGCGGCCGCAGGGCTCCCGGCCCGGATTCCGCCACAGCCACGACCATGCCGGCTGCAAGGCCCAGCTGGCCCTGCGGGTGATCCAGGGCCGCTGGAAGCTGCTCATCCTGCGCGAACTCATCGAGGCGGTGTGTCGCTTCTCCGATCTCCAGCGCGCCCTCCACGGCATCAGCCAGAAGGTGCTCACCGCCCAGCTGCGCGAACTGGAAGCCGACGGCGTGGTGCAGCGCACCGTGTATGCCCAGGTGCCGCCGCGGGTCGACTACGCCATCACCCCCCTGGGGCGGGAGCTGCTGCCGGTGCTGGACGAACTGCATGCCTGGGGCGAGAAAGTGAGCCCTGCACAGCAGGATGTGGTGGGCCCTGGCCTGGGCGGCTAA
- a CDS encoding chlorophyll a/b-binding protein: MADSTSRFGFVAFAETWNGRLAMMGFVIGLATEILTGQGILAQVGLG, encoded by the coding sequence ATGGCTGACAGCACCTCCCGCTTCGGTTTCGTTGCCTTCGCGGAAACCTGGAATGGCCGTCTGGCCATGATGGGTTTCGTGATCGGCCTGGCCACCGAAATCCTCACCGGCCAGGGCATCCTGGCCCAGGTGGGTCTCGGCTGA
- a CDS encoding Hepatitis C virus core protein → MLQPPRGYLTLSWLGLVANALLLPFILLVILRDPTWRTVHIVLGSSAVLPTAVVGLVATTGLLKWRAWGQIVAIVALSMSLAVGLPYGIVRLAVFSEGRALTAVIAGLVWTVNAAVLVYWCRPCIRRYLT, encoded by the coding sequence ATGCTTCAGCCCCCGCGCGGCTACCTCACGCTCAGTTGGCTGGGCCTGGTGGCCAACGCCCTGCTGCTCCCGTTCATCCTCCTGGTGATCCTGCGGGATCCCACCTGGCGCACGGTGCACATCGTGCTCGGCTCCAGTGCCGTGCTCCCCACGGCCGTGGTGGGGCTGGTGGCGACCACGGGGCTGCTGAAGTGGCGCGCCTGGGGACAGATCGTGGCGATCGTGGCCCTCTCGATGAGCCTGGCCGTGGGCCTGCCCTACGGCATCGTGCGTCTGGCGGTGTTCAGCGAGGGGCGTGCGCTCACCGCCGTGATCGCCGGCCTGGTGTGGACGGTGAATGCGGCCGTGCTGGTGTACTGGTGCCGCCCCTGCATCCGCCGCTATCTCACCTGA
- a CDS encoding cell division protein SepF, giving the protein MQTPFGDWLPEVVVFHPLHFEDAQEIVQAVRELKTVVVNAGSMDRAEAQRLIDFVAGGVSAIDGQAECLDAVTFVFAPELISLRREASPGSPGT; this is encoded by the coding sequence ATGCAGACCCCTTTTGGCGACTGGTTGCCGGAGGTGGTGGTGTTTCACCCCCTCCACTTCGAAGATGCCCAGGAAATCGTCCAGGCGGTGCGCGAGCTCAAGACGGTGGTCGTGAACGCCGGCTCCATGGACCGCGCTGAGGCCCAGCGGCTGATCGATTTCGTGGCCGGTGGGGTGAGCGCCATCGACGGCCAGGCCGAGTGCCTCGACGCGGTGACCTTCGTGTTCGCCCCGGAACTGATCAGCCTCCGGCGCGAGGCCTCTCCGGGTTCCCCAGGGACCTGA